In one Parageobacillus genomosp. 1 genomic region, the following are encoded:
- a CDS encoding type IV pilus twitching motility protein PilT, with protein sequence MKEKLNALLRAAFETKASDVHLTVGVPPIFRIHGELKKYGQDVLRPEDTEEMAKAIIPPQLWLQFQQKGELDFSYGIPGVSRFRINVFKQRSCISLAIRIIPTKIPTIDELRLPQVIKRIAEKPQGLVLVTGPTGSGKSTTLAAMIDYMNKTMRKHIITLEDPIEYLHKHGGCIIDQREVGFDTNNFANGLRAALRQDPDVILVGEMRDLETIHTAITAAETGHLVLGTLHTASAPATIDRIIDVFPPAQQAQIRIQLASVLVAIIAQRLFPTPQKTGRVAATEILINNAAVANLIRNEKVHQIANVMQTSRSLGMHTLAMSIKELMQAGWIDREVAEVYLAQERGDEHASI encoded by the coding sequence ATGAAAGAGAAGCTCAACGCTTTGCTGCGTGCCGCCTTTGAAACAAAAGCTTCCGACGTCCATTTAACGGTCGGCGTTCCGCCGATTTTCCGCATTCATGGCGAATTAAAAAAATACGGCCAGGATGTGCTGCGCCCGGAAGATACGGAAGAAATGGCGAAGGCGATTATTCCGCCGCAGCTGTGGCTTCAGTTTCAGCAAAAAGGCGAATTGGATTTTTCCTACGGGATACCAGGCGTTTCCCGCTTCCGTATCAATGTGTTTAAGCAGCGGTCATGCATTTCACTTGCCATCCGCATTATACCGACAAAAATTCCGACGATCGATGAATTAAGGCTTCCACAAGTGATCAAACGCATCGCCGAAAAGCCGCAGGGGCTCGTGCTGGTGACCGGTCCGACCGGAAGCGGAAAATCGACAACGCTGGCGGCGATGATTGATTATATGAACAAAACGATGCGGAAGCATATTATTACGCTGGAAGACCCGATTGAATATTTGCATAAACACGGCGGCTGCATCATCGATCAGCGCGAAGTCGGCTTTGATACGAACAACTTTGCCAACGGGTTGCGCGCGGCGTTAAGGCAGGATCCCGATGTCATTTTAGTCGGGGAAATGCGCGATTTAGAGACGATTCATACCGCGATTACCGCCGCGGAAACGGGGCATCTTGTGCTTGGCACGTTGCATACAGCAAGCGCCCCGGCCACGATTGACCGCATCATCGACGTGTTTCCGCCCGCCCAGCAGGCGCAAATCCGCATCCAGCTTGCGTCTGTGCTTGTCGCGATTATTGCGCAGCGCCTTTTTCCGACCCCACAAAAAACTGGGCGGGTAGCGGCGACGGAAATTTTAATCAATAACGCTGCGGTGGCGAACTTAATCCGCAACGAGAAAGTGCATCAAATCGCCAACGTCATGCAGACGAGCCGCTCGCTTGGCATGCATACGCTGGCAATGAGCATCAAAGAGCTGATGCAGGCGGGATGGATCGATCGCGAAGTGGCGGAAGTTTATCTTGCACAGGAGCGTGGCGACGAACATGCCTCAATTTAA
- a CDS encoding type II secretion system F family protein, translated as MPQFKYEGRDMKGRRQRGTIASESKRDAVLKLRQKGIKVIEIAEAPQTLLNKEITFGKAVKLQDFVIYLRQFATLIRAGVSIVDSTRILASQTESKALKKALIDIEESLRSGNLLSAAAAKHPRIFPPLFVNMVKAGEASGSMDETLERLADHFEKMHRTRQKIVSALAYPTAVAIIAVAVVIFLLVAVVPTFVEMFADFHAELPAITKFVLKASDVMQTYWWLAVFFIIGLYVLFTVLKKQKKTKYYLDYAAMCMPIFGKLVQKAALARMTRTLSSLFSSSVPILQALAIVENVVENEVIAKVMKQARDALERGQSLTEPMRQHWAFPPLVTQMIAIGEETGALDAMLAKVADFYEAEVDAGTDRLKSLIEPLMIVLLAGIVGTIVTSIIVPMYDIFNHIQQ; from the coding sequence ATGCCTCAATTTAAATATGAAGGCCGCGATATGAAAGGGCGGCGGCAACGCGGCACGATTGCAAGCGAGTCCAAGCGGGATGCGGTATTAAAATTGCGGCAAAAAGGGATTAAGGTCATCGAAATTGCGGAAGCACCGCAAACGTTATTAAACAAAGAAATTACGTTTGGCAAAGCGGTGAAGCTGCAAGATTTCGTCATTTATTTGCGCCAGTTTGCGACGCTGATCCGCGCGGGCGTATCGATTGTCGATTCGACACGCATTTTGGCAAGCCAGACGGAAAGCAAAGCGCTTAAAAAAGCGCTCATCGATATCGAAGAATCGCTCCGCTCCGGAAATCTGCTCTCGGCTGCTGCTGCGAAGCATCCGCGCATATTTCCTCCCTTGTTTGTCAATATGGTAAAGGCCGGTGAAGCAAGCGGCAGTATGGACGAAACGTTAGAGCGGCTCGCCGATCATTTCGAAAAAATGCATCGCACGCGGCAAAAAATCGTATCGGCCTTGGCTTATCCGACAGCGGTCGCGATCATTGCTGTTGCTGTCGTCATCTTTTTATTAGTCGCCGTCGTTCCAACCTTTGTCGAAATGTTTGCCGACTTCCATGCCGAATTGCCGGCAATCACCAAGTTTGTTTTAAAAGCAAGCGATGTGATGCAAACGTACTGGTGGCTTGCCGTTTTTTTCATTATTGGCTTGTATGTTTTATTCACCGTGCTGAAAAAGCAAAAAAAGACGAAATATTATTTAGACTATGCCGCGATGTGCATGCCGATTTTTGGAAAGCTCGTGCAAAAGGCGGCGCTGGCGCGAATGACACGGACGCTAAGCTCTTTGTTTTCCAGTTCGGTTCCGATTTTGCAGGCACTGGCGATCGTCGAAAATGTTGTCGAAAACGAAGTGATTGCGAAAGTGATGAAGCAGGCGCGCGACGCGCTCGAGCGCGGCCAGTCGCTCACGGAGCCGATGAGGCAGCATTGGGCGTTTCCGCCGCTGGTGACGCAAATGATCGCGATTGGCGAAGAAACGGGGGCATTAGACGCGATGCTGGCAAAAGTCGCCGACTTTTACGAAGCGGAAGTCGACGCCGGCACCGACCGGCTCAAATCGCTCATCGAGCCGCTCATGATCGTGCTTTTAGCAGGAATTGTCGGGACGATCGTCACTTCGATTATCGTGCCGATGTACGATATTTTCAACCATATTCAACAATAA
- a CDS encoding prepilin-type N-terminal cleavage/methylation domain-containing protein gives MLKRLLKNERGLTLIELLAVIVILGIIAAIAIPAIGAIIDNSKKDAHIANAKQMANAARLAISANEIDENNVDANGVITLTMQDLYNKGFLEKIPKSPGDKGAYNQTESKVVVSKDTTNGQRTYDVKLVGTTGGHVYIDTTTADTKDVDNLQRNDVNLGR, from the coding sequence ATGCTGAAACGATTGTTGAAAAACGAACGGGGGCTAACGCTTATCGAATTGCTCGCCGTCATCGTCATTTTAGGAATCATCGCGGCGATTGCGATTCCGGCGATTGGCGCTATTATTGACAACTCGAAAAAGGATGCGCATATTGCGAATGCGAAACAAATGGCAAATGCGGCGAGACTGGCGATTTCTGCTAATGAAATAGACGAAAACAATGTCGATGCCAATGGTGTAATAACGTTAACAATGCAAGATTTATATAACAAGGGGTTTTTAGAAAAAATTCCGAAATCTCCTGGAGATAAAGGTGCGTATAACCAAACAGAGAGTAAAGTAGTTGTTTCAAAGGACACTACTAATGGTCAGCGAACATACGATGTGAAGCTTGTTGGTACAACAGGTGGACATGTTTATATTGATACTACGACAGCAGACACCAAGGATGTAGATAATTTACAAAGAAATGATGTAAATCTAGGTAGATGA
- the pilM gene encoding type IV pilus biogenesis protein PilM — protein MVALWKRKHKVANLVIKDHVIRYVETKPGDPLSVQKWGERCLPKGIIQDGKMIDSETLEMILEECVEEWKLKGRRVRFIVPDSFVMIRRIPLPADLEDDEIRGYLFMELGATIPVPFSNPVFDYVVVERKKEETVILLFAAPEEAVSHYTELFETVKLRPIAADVSPLCAYRLFYIARQMKQDDHILLIQFDQTSMNVSAFHEHKPAFMRHFPLEPYEEMDAAKASPFIDPFEDIYKEIERMMNFYSFSLQQGKQQITRVFLIGDHPRLPHVYEALQERFEAPVEQLSASVAGAVDARYYLAWGLALKEGTDDDR, from the coding sequence ATGGTTGCGCTGTGGAAACGAAAGCATAAAGTTGCTAATTTAGTGATTAAAGATCATGTCATCCGCTATGTCGAGACAAAGCCGGGCGACCCGTTATCGGTGCAGAAATGGGGCGAGCGCTGCCTTCCGAAAGGAATCATTCAAGACGGCAAAATGATCGACAGCGAGACGCTAGAAATGATTTTGGAAGAATGTGTGGAAGAATGGAAATTAAAAGGGCGCCGCGTCCGCTTTATCGTTCCGGATTCTTTCGTGATGATTCGGCGTATTCCGCTTCCCGCTGATCTTGAAGATGATGAAATCCGCGGCTATTTATTTATGGAGCTGGGGGCGACGATCCCGGTGCCGTTTTCCAATCCGGTCTTTGATTATGTTGTGGTAGAAAGAAAGAAAGAGGAAACCGTCATTTTGCTATTTGCCGCTCCGGAAGAGGCGGTCTCTCATTATACCGAGTTATTCGAAACGGTAAAGCTGCGCCCGATCGCCGCCGATGTTTCTCCTCTTTGTGCATACCGGCTTTTTTATATCGCTCGCCAGATGAAACAAGATGACCATATTTTGCTCATTCAGTTTGATCAAACTTCTATGAATGTGAGCGCGTTTCATGAACATAAACCCGCTTTTATGCGCCATTTTCCGCTCGAGCCGTATGAGGAAATGGATGCAGCCAAAGCATCGCCTTTTATCGATCCGTTTGAAGATATATATAAAGAAATCGAACGGATGATGAATTTCTATTCGTTTTCGCTCCAGCAAGGAAAACAGCAAATTACGCGCGTCTTTCTCATCGGGGATCACCCGCGGCTGCCTCACGTTTATGAAGCATTGCAGGAACGGTTTGAGGCGCCTGTCGAGCAGCTTTCCGCTTCCGTGGCGGGCGCGGTGGACGCGCGCTATTATCTCGCATGGGGACTTGCGCTAAAAGAGGGAACAGACGATGATCGTTGA
- a CDS encoding GspE/PulE family protein — protein MKKKQERKRLGDLLVEAGLITEAQLQEALKEKAPGQKLGDALLQRGYITEQQLIEVLEFQLGIPHVSLYRYPIDPKVTNLISKEFAKRHMVMPLKIEGERLLVAMADPMDFFVIDDLRLSTGFQIETAIASKDDILRTINKYYDIDESVEDFLQMAPAPETREEERANEDDSPIVRLVNQILQLAVEQRASDIHIDPQETKVLIRYRIDGILRTDRALPKHMQSMLTARIKILANMDITEHRIPQDGRIKMDIDFHPVDLRVSTLPTVYGEKIVMRVLDLGAALNDIHKLGFNQLNLQRFIELIERPTGIVLITGPTGSGKSSTLYAALNHLNSEEVNIITIEDPVEYQIEGVNQIQVNPNVGLTFAQGLRSILRQDPNIIMVGEIRDRETAEVAIRASLTGHLVLSTLHTNDALSTITRLIDMGIEPFLVATSLAGVVSQRLVRRVCRDCQEEQEPTKREIEIFARRGMKIDKLIRGRGCPTCNMTGYRGRMAIHELLVMTEEMRRVILNKEPFSKLRELAIKNRMIFLIDDGLLKVKQGLTTLEEVLKVAILS, from the coding sequence ATGAAGAAAAAACAAGAACGGAAACGATTAGGCGATTTATTAGTGGAAGCTGGTTTAATTACCGAAGCGCAGCTGCAGGAAGCGTTAAAGGAAAAAGCGCCTGGGCAAAAGCTGGGCGACGCGCTGTTGCAGCGGGGATATATTACGGAGCAGCAATTAATTGAAGTGCTTGAGTTTCAATTAGGCATTCCTCATGTCAGCTTATATCGCTATCCGATCGATCCAAAGGTGACCAACCTCATCTCCAAAGAATTTGCCAAGCGCCATATGGTGATGCCGTTAAAAATTGAGGGAGAGCGTCTGCTTGTCGCAATGGCGGACCCGATGGACTTTTTTGTCATTGATGATTTGCGCCTTTCGACAGGGTTTCAAATTGAAACGGCGATCGCTTCGAAAGATGATATTTTGCGCACGATTAATAAATATTACGACATTGATGAGTCGGTCGAAGATTTTTTGCAAATGGCACCGGCGCCGGAAACGCGGGAAGAAGAGCGAGCCAACGAAGATGATTCGCCAATCGTTCGCCTTGTGAACCAAATTTTGCAGCTGGCCGTCGAACAGCGGGCGAGCGATATTCATATTGACCCGCAGGAAACGAAAGTGCTCATCCGCTATCGCATTGATGGCATATTGCGGACCGACCGCGCGCTGCCAAAACATATGCAAAGCATGCTTACCGCTAGAATTAAAATTTTAGCGAACATGGATATTACCGAACATCGCATTCCGCAAGACGGCCGGATTAAAATGGACATCGATTTTCATCCGGTCGATTTGCGCGTTTCCACGCTGCCGACGGTCTATGGCGAAAAAATCGTGATGCGCGTGCTCGATTTGGGAGCGGCGCTGAACGATATACATAAACTTGGCTTTAATCAATTAAACTTGCAGCGGTTTATCGAGTTGATTGAGCGGCCGACTGGCATCGTCTTGATTACCGGACCGACCGGGTCGGGAAAATCATCGACGCTCTATGCGGCGCTCAACCATTTAAACAGTGAAGAAGTCAATATTATTACGATCGAAGATCCTGTCGAATACCAGATAGAAGGGGTCAATCAAATACAAGTCAACCCGAACGTCGGTTTGACGTTTGCCCAAGGTCTTCGTTCGATTTTGCGCCAAGACCCGAACATTATTATGGTCGGGGAGATCCGCGACCGCGAAACAGCGGAGGTGGCGATTCGCGCGTCCCTGACCGGCCATTTAGTGCTAAGCACCTTGCATACGAACGATGCGTTAAGCACGATCACCCGCCTCATCGATATGGGCATTGAACCGTTTTTAGTGGCGACATCGCTCGCTGGGGTTGTTTCCCAGCGGCTCGTCCGCCGCGTCTGCCGCGACTGTCAGGAAGAGCAGGAACCGACAAAGCGGGAAATCGAAATTTTCGCTCGCCGCGGCATGAAAATCGATAAGCTCATTCGCGGCCGCGGCTGTCCGACGTGCAATATGACGGGCTATCGCGGACGGATGGCGATTCACGAGCTTCTTGTCATGACCGAGGAAATGCGGCGCGTCATTTTAAACAAAGAGCCGTTTTCCAAGCTGCGCGAGCTCGCCATTAAAAATCGGATGATTTTTTTAATTGATGACGGATTGCTAAAAGTCAAGCAAGGGTTGACGACGCTCGAAGAAGTGTTGAAAGTCGCGATTTTGAGCTAA
- a CDS encoding prepilin peptidase, with the protein MLIIIFLYSLLLGSFFNVVGLRVPVGESIMFPRSHCPRCKRTLTARELIPVVSYVLQAGKCRGCGEKISSLYPFIELSTAILFTISPLLAGWSKELLVSWTLISLLMIIVVSDIRYMIIPDKILLAFAFLFVLERLFIPFIPWRDALIGAAVGFSLLFLIAVISKGGMGGGDIKLFALLGFVLGWKMVLLAFFFSTFYGTIIGLAGMALGKVRRREPMPFAPAIALGTLTAYFFGHDIIQWYKEFIFFSI; encoded by the coding sequence ATGCTGATTATTATTTTTCTATACTCCCTCCTCCTCGGCTCCTTCTTTAACGTTGTTGGTCTTCGTGTGCCGGTTGGAGAGTCGATTATGTTCCCTCGTTCGCATTGTCCGCGCTGCAAGCGTACGCTTACAGCGCGGGAATTGATTCCTGTTGTGTCATATGTGCTGCAAGCTGGGAAATGCCGGGGATGCGGGGAGAAAATATCGTCGTTATATCCGTTTATCGAGCTGTCGACGGCGATTCTTTTTACGATTTCGCCGCTTTTGGCGGGATGGTCAAAAGAATTGCTCGTCAGTTGGACGCTCATTTCGCTGTTGATGATTATCGTTGTTTCGGATATCCGCTATATGATCATTCCTGATAAAATATTGCTTGCCTTTGCCTTTCTTTTTGTGCTTGAGCGGCTGTTTATTCCATTTATCCCATGGCGGGACGCGCTGATTGGCGCGGCCGTCGGCTTTTCGCTGCTTTTTCTCATCGCCGTCATCTCTAAAGGCGGCATGGGCGGCGGCGATATTAAACTGTTTGCCCTGCTTGGATTTGTGTTAGGGTGGAAAATGGTGTTGCTTGCTTTCTTTTTCTCTACCTTTTACGGGACGATTATTGGACTAGCCGGCATGGCGCTCGGCAAAGTGCGGCGCCGCGAGCCGATGCCGTTCGCGCCGGCGATTGCGCTTGGTACATTAACTGCGTATTTCTTCGGCCACGATATCATTCAATGGTATAAGGAATTCATTTTCTTTTCAATATAA
- the radC gene encoding RadC family protein, protein MTWMIRDVPKDVRPRERLLSSGPESLADHELLAILLRTGTKEESVLQLAHRLLQRFEGLRLLKDATVEEITSIKGIGTTKAIQILAAIELGRRIHRLGYHDRYVIRSPEDGAKYVMEDMRFLSQEHFVAIYLNTKNQVIHRKTIFIGSLNASIVHPREVFKEAIKRSAASIICVHNHPSGDPTPSREDIDVTKRLAECGRIIGIELLDHLIIGDQKFVSLKEKGYV, encoded by the coding sequence ATGACATGGATGATTCGCGATGTGCCAAAAGATGTTCGTCCGCGTGAACGTCTTCTTTCCTCTGGACCGGAAAGTTTGGCGGACCATGAACTGCTTGCGATTTTGCTGCGGACGGGAACGAAAGAGGAATCGGTATTGCAGCTTGCCCACCGCCTGCTCCAGCGCTTTGAGGGACTCCGGCTGTTGAAAGATGCGACGGTCGAAGAAATAACAAGCATTAAAGGAATCGGAACGACAAAGGCGATCCAAATTTTGGCGGCGATTGAGCTTGGACGGCGCATTCACCGTCTCGGGTACCATGACCGCTATGTGATTCGTTCTCCCGAAGATGGGGCAAAATATGTGATGGAAGACATGCGTTTTTTGTCGCAGGAACATTTTGTCGCGATTTATTTAAATACGAAAAATCAAGTGATTCACCGCAAAACGATATTTATCGGCAGTTTAAATGCCTCCATTGTTCATCCACGTGAAGTGTTTAAAGAAGCGATTAAGCGCTCGGCTGCCTCGATTATTTGTGTGCATAACCATCCCTCCGGCGACCCAACCCCGAGTCGAGAAGATATTGATGTAACGAAGCGGCTTGCCGAATGCGGCCGGATTATTGGTATTGAACTCCTAGACCATCTAATTATTGGCGATCAAAAATTCGTTAGTTTGAAAGAAAAAGGGTATGTGTAG
- a CDS encoding rod shape-determining protein, whose product MFGFGTKDLGIDLGTANTLVYVKGKGIVVREPSVVAIQKDTKQIVAVGNEAKNMIGRTPGNVVALRPMKDGVIADYETTATMMKYYIKQAIKNKGFFAGKPYVMVCVPYGITAVEERAVIDATRQAGARDAYTIEEPFAAAIGANLPVWEPTGSMVVDIGGGTTEVAVISLGGIVTSQSIRIAGDEMDEAIIQYIRKTYNLMIGERTAEAIKVEIGSAGHPEGIGKMEIRGRDLLTGLPKTIEISAEEVAEALRDTVYAIVDSVKNTLEKTPPELAADIMDRGIVLTGGGALLRNLDKVISKETDMPVIVAENPLDCVAIGTGKALDHIHLFKNKARDHR is encoded by the coding sequence ATGTTTGGATTTGGGACAAAGGATCTCGGTATTGACTTAGGAACAGCGAATACGCTTGTATACGTAAAAGGAAAAGGAATTGTGGTAAGAGAACCGTCGGTTGTCGCGATTCAAAAGGATACGAAGCAGATTGTTGCGGTCGGCAATGAGGCGAAAAACATGATCGGCCGTACGCCTGGAAATGTCGTTGCATTAAGGCCGATGAAAGATGGAGTGATCGCCGATTATGAAACGACAGCTACCATGATGAAATATTACATTAAACAGGCGATTAAAAATAAAGGATTTTTTGCTGGGAAACCGTACGTAATGGTATGTGTGCCATACGGGATCACCGCGGTGGAGGAGCGCGCCGTCATCGACGCGACGCGTCAGGCAGGAGCGCGCGACGCTTATACGATCGAAGAGCCGTTTGCCGCAGCCATCGGGGCGAATCTTCCTGTATGGGAGCCGACTGGAAGCATGGTCGTTGACATCGGCGGTGGCACGACGGAAGTAGCCGTCATTTCGCTTGGCGGCATCGTCACGAGCCAATCGATCCGCATCGCCGGTGATGAAATGGATGAAGCTATTATTCAATACATTCGCAAAACATACAATTTAATGATTGGCGAGCGGACGGCCGAGGCGATTAAAGTTGAAATAGGCTCGGCAGGACATCCGGAAGGAATCGGCAAAATGGAAATCCGCGGCCGCGATTTATTGACAGGACTTCCGAAAACGATTGAAATCAGCGCCGAAGAAGTTGCAGAAGCGCTGCGCGATACCGTTTATGCGATTGTCGATTCTGTCAAAAATACGTTGGAAAAAACCCCGCCGGAGTTGGCGGCGGATATTATGGACCGCGGCATTGTCCTAACGGGCGGCGGCGCATTGCTGCGCAATCTCGACAAAGTGATCAGCAAGGAAACGGATATGCCGGTGATCGTTGCCGAAAATCCGCTTGATTGTGTGGCAATCGGAACGGGAAAAGCGCTTGATCATATTCATTTATTTAAAAATAAAGCGAGAGACCATCGCTGA
- a CDS encoding type II secretion system protein, producing MLLRCNRGMTLVELLAVIVIFGIVSSIAVVAVLQLIEKSKERAFVSDAYALYEAARLYVGAEKVEFLPARSSATLTYRQLVEEGMLHPLQDPFTGNVLPAETNPSYVLITKGEDGSLNYSICLKGETKQLCTYSDTSPEVPVEALSVEQIRDR from the coding sequence ATGCTGCTGCGGTGCAATCGGGGAATGACGCTAGTGGAGCTGCTGGCTGTCATCGTTATTTTCGGAATCGTATCCTCCATCGCGGTGGTTGCGGTGCTGCAGCTGATCGAGAAATCAAAAGAGAGGGCGTTTGTATCGGACGCCTATGCGCTTTATGAGGCGGCAAGGCTGTATGTCGGGGCGGAGAAAGTGGAGTTTTTGCCAGCGCGCTCTTCGGCAACGTTGACATACCGCCAGCTTGTCGAAGAAGGAATGCTTCATCCGCTCCAAGATCCGTTTACCGGCAATGTGCTGCCAGCGGAAACGAATCCGTCTTATGTGCTCATCACCAAAGGGGAAGACGGATCGCTCAACTATTCTATTTGCCTAAAAGGAGAAACGAAACAGCTTTGCACTTATTCCGACACGTCTCCGGAAGTTCCTGTCGAAGCGTTGTCGGTGGAGCAAATCCGTGACCGATAA
- a CDS encoding Maf family protein, with amino-acid sequence MKQLILASSSPRRKQLLELANLSFQILVSRIEEHVHEGETPEQTVQSLAYRKAKAIASQHPDAYVIGADTIVVYQNNILGKPKTKEEAAQMLRMLSGQEHEVLTGVAILSPNGQALFVEKTKVFFWDLTEEEIAAYIESGEPMDKAGAYGIQGRAALFVKRIEGDYFTVVGLPLSRTVRELKQLGW; translated from the coding sequence ATGAAACAGTTGATTTTAGCGTCCAGTTCCCCGCGTCGGAAACAGCTTCTTGAATTAGCGAACCTCTCGTTTCAAATCCTCGTCAGCCGTATTGAAGAACATGTTCATGAAGGAGAAACTCCAGAGCAAACGGTGCAGTCGCTCGCATACCGAAAGGCGAAAGCGATTGCCTCCCAACATCCTGATGCGTACGTCATCGGGGCAGATACGATCGTCGTCTATCAAAACAACATACTAGGAAAGCCGAAAACGAAAGAAGAAGCAGCACAGATGCTGCGCATGCTGTCGGGGCAGGAGCATGAAGTATTGACAGGTGTGGCGATTCTTTCTCCGAATGGACAAGCATTGTTTGTCGAAAAAACAAAAGTGTTTTTTTGGGATTTAACCGAAGAAGAAATTGCCGCTTACATTGAGTCGGGAGAACCGATGGATAAAGCAGGGGCATACGGCATTCAAGGGCGCGCTGCTTTGTTTGTGAAGCGAATTGAAGGCGATTATTTTACCGTTGTCGGGCTGCCGCTGTCGCGAACCGTGCGCGAGCTAAAGCAGCTTGGCTGGTAA
- the mreC gene encoding rod shape-determining protein MreC: MPQFFLNKRLILLLVSMIILVALIGFSLKDRKELTWSEQFLKDTTGFVQLIFHKPAQLVAGFFENINDIRNTYKENKLLKERLEEYVTLEAQVQTLKKENDQLRALLDKKESLRDFIPIQATVIGRNPDRWREMIIVNKGEQHGVKKDMAVITPEGLVGKVQHASQFTSTVQLLSALDQNNRISAYVQGEENVFGLIEGYDEKRRELLLKEIPFDAKVEKKQKVLTSGLGGIFPKGLPIGEVTKVEPDQYGLTKVVYVKPSANLYDIDDVIIVKRKIDETLQEKEEAK; encoded by the coding sequence ATGCCACAGTTCTTTTTAAATAAACGGCTCATTTTACTGCTCGTCAGCATGATTATCCTCGTGGCATTGATTGGTTTTTCCTTAAAAGATCGCAAGGAATTGACATGGTCCGAGCAGTTTTTGAAAGATACAACCGGTTTTGTACAATTGATTTTCCATAAGCCCGCACAGCTCGTTGCGGGCTTCTTTGAGAATATCAACGACATTAGAAATACATATAAAGAAAACAAGCTGCTGAAAGAACGGCTCGAGGAATATGTCACGTTAGAAGCGCAAGTGCAAACATTGAAAAAGGAAAATGATCAATTGCGCGCTCTGCTGGATAAAAAAGAGAGCCTGCGCGATTTTATTCCAATCCAAGCTACTGTGATCGGAAGAAATCCGGACCGTTGGCGGGAAATGATCATCGTGAATAAAGGGGAGCAGCACGGAGTCAAAAAGGATATGGCAGTGATTACCCCGGAAGGACTGGTTGGCAAAGTGCAGCACGCTTCCCAATTCACGTCGACCGTTCAACTATTAAGCGCGCTCGACCAAAATAATCGCATCTCAGCGTACGTGCAAGGGGAAGAAAACGTCTTTGGCCTTATTGAAGGATATGATGAAAAGCGGAGAGAATTATTGCTAAAGGAAATTCCTTTTGATGCAAAAGTGGAGAAAAAGCAAAAAGTGCTGACGTCCGGTCTTGGCGGCATTTTCCCGAAAGGGCTCCCTATCGGGGAAGTGACGAAAGTAGAACCGGATCAATATGGCCTTACGAAAGTCGTTTACGTAAAGCCGTCCGCCAATTTATATGACATTGATGACGTCATTATCGTCAAAAGGAAAATTGATGAAACATTGCAAGAAAAGGAGGAAGCAAAGTGA